GAGGCACATGTGTGTGTGGGACTTGATTTCTTGAACAAACCCAAACCAAGGCCGAGTGAAGGCAACAAGGCATCATATTCACACTAAGTAGAACAAGTCAAACTCCAAAACTTGTCACTGCATATAATTTCGTGGGTCCTTCCAAGAACTGCGTTGGTAACTTCTTTACAATAATACTCGAAACCAAAAAAGCCATCATATATCTTTTTACTTAACCCCCAAAAAAACATCATCTCCTTTCTCTGCTCATCTCTCTACTGAACAAAGAGTCTCTCCATGGGCAACCTCTGCGGCACTCCAGTCGATGCCCACACCCCTCCTCCTACTAAACCTCCCTCCCCAGGtctattttccttcttttttagatttatttaattaattaattgagatCTATTTTATCACAACTGAtccatgaaattaattcaaactTCCTGCAGTGACTTCCCATCGCCACAGTTCCACCACCACGCCACAGAATCTCAAGGTTTATAGTCTGTCGGAGCTCAAGACGGCCACCAAGAATTTCCGACCCGACACGGTGCTGGGAGAGGGCGGATTTGGAAGGGTTTTTAAAGGATGGGTGGACGAGGTTACTTACGCGCCGTCGTCCAAGGTCGGCGTCGGAATTCCCGTTGCCgttaaaaagtcaaaccccgaCAGCTCTCAGGGTCTACGCGAATGGAAGGTCATTTCATTTCCAGCTCACACTTTTCTTCTCTCCACACCATCTttctttctattattattattattttcttccttttcacACTCAAAgttcaaacctttttttttcttttttttctttttggattttGTGTGGAGTTTAAGAAACTTGAtgtatgaattaattttttatttaattattatattttgggTTTGGGGATACAGATCTTCATTGGTCCATCTCCTTTAGTTTAATTTTGCCATAATTGGAGTGCCAGAAAAACTTGGATGCTCTCTGTACCAAAATATTTTGATACATCTCAAATATAATCTGATAAAATACTGCCATTtgatagttttattttttaaaacgttattttatgttttttagtcCCCAATTCTTTAGGCCAAAAGGAGTAGAGTTCTGCTTCAAGTCTTTGAACCAaacattcttttaaattaaattaaaaaaaaaagcttcatattaaatgatttaattatcaattaaaatgGTTCAAACATGTTTATAAATACACATTTCCAGTCCCGGTATTCATTATCTTGTGGGAAGTTTTTCCTTCCCAGTTAGAGACTGAGTCTAATGGGACCCAACTCTATGGAAAAAATAGACATCTATGTGAGGAAAAGGAAAACGGAGatgtgttattattattattattattatttatttatttatttctgtacctttttttttaaaaaaaattaagaaatataattgttgattaattattttaaacaggCGGAAGTGGAATTTTTGGGGAAATTTAGCCATCCAAATGTGGTGAAATTGGTCGGATATTGTTGGGAAGAAAAGCAATTTCTTCTTGTTTATGAGTACATGCAAAGGGGTAGTTTGGAAAACCACTTGTTCCGAAGTAAGTaagaattttatttgttttcttttcttttttttctttaaaaaaaaaagttgaacttTGTATATATTGTgatggaattaaacaaaatatttgaattatgaaTATTTTGTAGAAGGTGTAGAGCCTCTATCATGGGAAACACGAATTAAAATAGCTACAGGGGCAGCACGTGGTTTGACGTTTCTTCACACGTCGGAGAAGAGCGTGATTTACCGTGATTTTAAAGCCTCCAATATTCTGTTGGATggggtaattaattaattatttatttatttcccaAGTACATTCACAAATTTGTGTAATGAATTTGATTATTAAGGTTccgtttatttattttttttatcaatgatttaaaaatcaaagacaaattttgaaaactaaaaaaaataataaaatagacttaattttttaaaactaaaaaatttaaaaaaaaataatgaaattattatattaaatttgttttgtttaaatgtAATTTACAGAAGTTTAACCCAAAGTTGTCAGATTTTGGGCTTGCGAAACTGGGCCCATCCAATGGTAACTCCCACGTCAGCACAAATCCAGTTGGCACCTACGGCTATGCTGCCCCTGAGTACATTGCAACTGGTATTATAACCTTCTCTCACTTTTCCtccaaaatatttgtttttagtCCCTATGTTTTagattctattttgtttttaagatttaaaatattacgtatttaacattttaattttttaatttaattttaattttatctctaGATATTAAAATGGTGTAGTTTTACTTTTcagatttgagttttgctttaatttaattcataagtagatttctatttttaatcttgatttttcatTATATACTCATTTTTCAGTCATTGGCATTAATGTCTatcaatcaatttaaaataatttaaattaatcaatagacATTAACATAAAAGACGAAAAGTGAGctttagtgaaaaatcaaggttaaaaaTATGCATCTTATAACCTAATGACCAAATTaatacaaaactcaaatctaaaaagtaaaagtgtaacattttgaaacctaaggattaaattgaaactaaattcaaaatttaaaaattaaatttgtaacatttaaaacttaagaaccaaatagaaattagatccaaaatctagataaaggtattttttttccttttcttattatttttgtttaatctCAATTCTAATGTCCCCAAACGCTTTACTTCTCTTAATAAGTTTAGGGTAAGTTTCTATTATatctcttaaaaaaatatttctcttaATGTTTAAATTGTTCATGAGTTTTCTATAAAAATAATAGATAGAAATTGACATCACAATGGAAACAAATGTAAGACATATGTGACATCATTATTCACATAAATTGATTTTGTGAATGATGTTGTAAATATGTCATTATACCAAAATAAACGGTAACCATGATTTAAATCTTTTATATAGTTAAAATTGCGCTATAAAAACTTCAATTCTTACCTATTAGTTGTCaatcttaattaaaaaaaaaaaaaaaaaaaaaaaaaaatccaaggttccttttcttttaaaacaaaccatttcaaatttcaatggtttgcataaaaattttcttaGTATGAGAACATTGAAAAATATCCTTAAGTTTAAAGAATATTTGTtccctaaatttaatttattttgatattttatgcAACTGCTAAAAAATACTATTAATGTGAACATAGATACGTTAGTCAAGTCATTCCTTACCTTTCTAATAATTGGAGTTTTAGATTAATTAAAACAACCAATTCACATATTAATGTGAACAAAAATATAGGTCCGAaacccattttattttctttagaaaaaaaaaatacattttgaaaatactAAGAGCCACTCTAATAAGTTATAAACTCCTTCCATATGGGTTTAGTTAAGGGAGCTTCTAATCTCATCCTAATTATTTGAAGCCAACTTTATAATATTTTGCTAACAAGAGTTAAGTTCAACTGGTATCTATATGTAATGAAAATCAAGAGGTCCACGGTTCAATCTCACCTTCCATTTGTATTATAAAAAAACTTTATAGTATTTTCtacttttaattattattgttgagatagcaaaaaaaaaagatgaaacatTCTCATATATTGGAGTGACTACAATGAAACAGGACATTTGTATATAAAAAGTGACGTGTACGGGTTCGGCGTGGTTCTGTTGGAGCTGCTGACCGGACTACGGGCAGTGGACCCAAACCGGCCGAGTGGGTCACACAACTTGGTGGGGTGGGCGGAGCCATCACTGAGCagcaagaagaagataaagaaacTGGTAGACCCAAGGCTCGGGGACGACTACTCGCCCAAAGGAGCCTGGGCCACAGCGGAACTCATACTAAAATGCTTGGAATCGGACCCCAGAAAGCGGCCGTCCATGGAAGAAGTTTTGGTTATGCTAGAAAAAATCAGTTCTCTTAAAGACAGGCCCAAGGAGCCCAAATCAAGGGCTAGGACGCCCAGC
This genomic window from Benincasa hispida cultivar B227 chromosome 4, ASM972705v1, whole genome shotgun sequence contains:
- the LOC120076658 gene encoding probable serine/threonine-protein kinase PIX13, whose amino-acid sequence is MGNLCGTPVDAHTPPPTKPPSPVTSHRHSSTTTPQNLKVYSLSELKTATKNFRPDTVLGEGGFGRVFKGWVDEVTYAPSSKVGVGIPVAVKKSNPDSSQGLREWKAEVEFLGKFSHPNVVKLVGYCWEEKQFLLVYEYMQRGSLENHLFRKGVEPLSWETRIKIATGAARGLTFLHTSEKSVIYRDFKASNILLDGKFNPKLSDFGLAKLGPSNGNSHVSTNPVGTYGYAAPEYIATGHLYIKSDVYGFGVVLLELLTGLRAVDPNRPSGSHNLVGWAEPSLSSKKKIKKLVDPRLGDDYSPKGAWATAELILKCLESDPRKRPSMEEVLVMLEKISSLKDRPKEPKSRARTPSRY